ttttaccacattaaaagttaaaatatttactaattaaaaagatatgaaatattAGTAGACTCTTTATATGATTTACCCAGAATTCCTGTAGCTCTTTAAGGTGTGAAACATTTCCAATCCTCTTTATTCTGTTTGATGCCAAGTCCAATGTATTCAACCGTagctgaaaataaaatatttttgttaaattggtTAAACATTTATGGAGCAGTGACTCTCAGCTCTGGGTTCCCGAGAATCAAATCAAAATCCTAAAagtcaaacaaaaaaaaagccaatgggccttaacagtcacctgagatgTTAAGACTTTGATCTTAGCatatttaacccctgtgaccttgagtgaagtccaaggtcattcatttgaacaaactttgtactccttcatcccagcatgcaaAAGGGTCATAATCAGGTTTTTGGACCACTTAGATATTGAGAATATtcaacccctgtgaccttgaatttaggtcaaggtcatctatttaaacatacttggtagcccttcatcccagcatgctacaaacccaatatcaggtctctgggtctcttggttatcaagaagtggTTAAATGTTTTTAGCATATTtacctgtgaccttaaatgaatTTCTATGAATGGGATTTGCAGAAATTTCCTTTTTCTGGGCATAAttgatcaataattgatcatcgATTGTTGGAGGACTTTGAGGATGTGAATTCCAAACACTAGATTTGATCATACATTGAATTACAAAGAAGTTGTCCTACTTACATTATGATCAAGGCCTTCTATCCTTTCTATGCCATTGTCACTGAGATAGAGTTCCTCCAGGTTCACCAAGGCATCCAATCCTTCAATCTTCACAAATCTGTTAGACTGTCGAAGTATAATTACACTTATATTCCCACAAACAAAGAATTTGACATGTAATAATGACAATTTGTTTTTCTGTCCAATAGATGGAAAACTGGAAGAGTCTGTGTAACTGATTGAAAGGAAGTACAGAAATTCATTAAATACATAAGTTTACATTACCTTAAATGCTACCTTGAATAATAGGGGTTGCGTTAGCGATTTTATTCTATTCTCcacaataatgaaaaataaggTATCCCAGAGAGACCTGGTTCccatcattgaatgatcttgattggttctatgtcagattggtCTTCTCTCTAGTCATACCCAGCTAATATAGTCCTATCATATTCTATGAGGTGGTCAGACTTACCTGTAGACTGAGGCAGGTCAGGTTGACCAAAGAATCCAAGCCTTCAATTTTTGTCAGTTTATTTTTCCCTAAAAACAAACTTGACAGCTGTGTCAGCGGCGCAAGGTTTTCAATTACCTGTTCCAACatgaaattttaaaactaaCAAACTATGGATTTTCTATTGTCTGTATAGTATAAGAAATAAAATCTTTTGTTAAAAgatttgtttgttgggtttatcgccAAGTGAACAACCAGGGTCAATTTGACTACCTCAATAAACAACATACGAGAGGCCTGTTGCATGCCTTCCAGAGCAAATAGggataaagtgtcttgcccaaggacacaaccattaCAACACAGACTGGCCTAATTTTCATCTTCATGAAAAACACAAAGCGATTCAGGTAGGAATCGTCAACCActcacctcggatcttcaccctGAGGTAACATGGCCGGTGCTCTAACAAACTAAGCTATCATAGCACTTTTTTAAAGAACCCTTTGATATGAACAATGATAGTGATGATTCAGAACTAGATTATTCGGAAGTAGATTAGCCTCAATACATTACTAACCTGTATCAGGACAAAAATCAGgagaaaaaaaacttctttttaCATTAAGTGACCTTTGATTTATGTTGACACTAACTCAATCACAGTGTTTTAACAGAAGTAGCTAATTAGACAAAAGTTGTACAAAAATTTACCCTGATCCTGTTAGCACCAAGCTCCAGCATACGAAGCTGTACAAGATGTTCGATGTTTTGGATCCTTTCTATTTTGTTATGTACAAAGTAGAGCTTCTGGAGGGCTATCAGATTGTCCAGACCCTCTATAGTCTTTAGACGGTTAAATGACAAGTCCAGCTGTCTgtaaaaagaaattttgaaaatattgttaATACTTCTCACTAAATTAATTCTTATCCATCTTTGTCTTACACAGATATTTATAAGATTTTTGATTTTGGAAAATGTTATCACTTCACTAGTTGTCATATCGAAGTGTTTCACTTGAGACTTGGAGCATCATTGGGctagagttactgccctttgttttttcattttttttttcttcaattgaGCCCTCTAAAAGACTTTTTTCATAATTCTTATGACATGAAAGCTTATAGATAATATGAGCTAtaccaagtacatgtattgatttTAAGATTATCCTATACTTACTCCAGATTCTGCAGCTCCTCCAAATTCTCGATCACTTCCAGCTGATTATCATACAAGTCAAGTTCTTTGAGATGATGTAGAGTAGATACACCCTCAATCTTCTTAATCAAATTTTGTCTGAGGCACAAAGtctaaaaataattatcaaaaggTATGTCTTAAACAAAATGTCTGACAATAATTATCTGAATGTATGTGTTGGACACCATGTCTAAAAGTAAGCTAAGGTATGCCGGAGGCAAATGTCCGACAATAACTATCTTAAGGTATGTCTTAGGCAAAATATCTGACAGTACTTATCTGAAGGTATGTCTTAGGCAAAATATCTGACAATACTTATCTGAAGGTATGTCTTAGGCAAAATATCTGACAATACTTATCTGAAGGTATGTCTTAGGCAAAATATCTGACAATAGTTATcaaaatcagataaaatgtctgttttagttagaatatttgaaaatattaaaaacaaaaggtGGGGTAGGGGTTAATCTAATAGGCACAATGTCTGAAAACAGTTACCAAAATAAATCACTTCATCACACAatctaaaaaaatcaaaaaataattatcaagaTCAATGTATGTGTTGCGGTAGCTATAATGTctgaacatatatatttatcttacgcccaatgtctgaaaataattatcaaaatctatTCTTAGGCACAATGTATAATGCAGAGTATCAAAAGGAAAATTCTTCGAAATCTCACACCATTACTTAACTggaataacaataaaatacaaaggTTCGGCCAACACAAAAATTCCATTGATTATCATTATTACTACAACTGgtttatttgatagatatatcTCCACAATAAAGtgatttacataaaattattatcaataacattgtGATAAAAGAATATATTCCTATAACTTTTTTTTACTGGAATagatacatttacatacaaatataatttcataacaATGACTGAGTTCTTTCAATAAAATTGACTGTTTACCTCAACTTGTGTCAGTGCTTCCTAAATTTTCAATCTTTGCAATTTTCCCCTGATTCAGATCTATAtcctgaaaaaaaattgtttaatatcaattttgatatCCAATAATAAATTTTTTTACTACTAATTAATTGGCAAGTATATATTCACTGATGGATTTATAGACTTGGTTTATCATAATACTGTACTACAAAACAGCTAGATTCTGTACATAATTTAcacaatttaaatgatttaaaactgTTACCCGAGACAATATAATTTATCTTGTTTTCAGAGATAAtataattattcaaataaatcCATTACCAAttgtaaattatcaaaatatatttgcttaattttattatttaccaGAGCACTTGCATCCACTATGACAATCTCACGAACATCCTCATCTGGTGCAGGCATCTTTACTACCTCTACCCCTTCTACATTTTGGAACTTCTCCATAGTAAGTCTCGCTTGATTAGCGGCTACTGCATCCTGGTCTTCTCCATCGGATCCGACTCCTTTCTCCCCTGGTACCGTTTCTTTTCCTCCGTCCGACATGGTATATTCTTCTATAGGTCAAATTCTGGACCAGCACTGttaattaaacataaaattgtTAAGATAATACTCAAACAATATATTCTTTTCATACTCATGGAATTCTTAACCAGTTACTTCAAAGACATCAACATTGAAActtgtaattatattgtataaaatatgtaaacattattttattgatattataatttatattcgTATTTCTCCAATGGTTTGAATTATCACTTGTCtttaataaaattaatgtaaattcaTATGCTAGACTTTTACTTTCTCAATTATTTTTACATGGCGATTCTTATATTGCCTTTTTCTTTTGTGGGTATATATGGGTAGTGTTTCAGAAATTAAAGACAAATTTAGATTGTTCGACTTTTACATACAGGGAATCTGGATCTAATCTTAAGTTATTTTCTGTTGTCAATTCAAGTTGCACGTCTGGATACGTTGAAAGTTGGATTTGTTCTGTAATGTAGCACTTTGAAAGCATGACAAATACTTATATTTAGACATTATAGTCACATGCTAGTGACTCACTGTCTAGACAGGTGCAAACGTCGTGATATATACATTTGCTGCACGTGATTTTCTGCTGTAGAACACGTGTTTTATGACACGATTGAGTCCAGTAACTAAATTGCAGTCGGGCAagacagagacctatatactagtatataggtctctgggcAAGATGATCTTATATTTGCATAAGAgacagataaatatttgttCTCGATCGATCATAGTCGAGCTTTGACGGTTGTAattgacactgtattatataagtTGTATGTAAATAGTAAAGCGTATATTCTGGAATTTGATGTGTGAGATGGTAACACGGATGTCCATTGCTGTAACAAATTATCTTTACTACCCGTCGACGGAGGAGGGCGGGTTTGGGTTAAACTATATCGGTCCAGCATCCGACAGGTTCGATTGTGTTTACCAACAAAGGGACACGACTCTATTTACAGAGGCGAAAATAGAACAGTGTTTTCTCCTATGAGAGCATCTACTGGACAGAATGTTGTCAAATACATACGAAATCAATCACAAAACAATTACCCGAACCTTTATGCCTCTTGGATCCTAACCGGGGACGATATTTACTAGGTATTGGCCATGGGAGAGTAAAAATAACCCGTGTTCTCGTCTTGGCCCGTGAACTCGGCTACACAATTTATGCAGACGTCATAGTTTATGGGGTCCCGGTGGATTCTTTAATTTTCCCGCCTTGAAACAGCGGGAAATACAGTTCATCCATGTTATCATGATTCTATTGTGTTATTTCATTCTAGCTTCAGACCACAGATAAGAAAAATATTCCATCTTTCAACAATCATAAGCATATTTCTCTATACtcaacaaaaatgtaaaaaaaaattcatcgAGAAACGTAGggattgattttttttgtcatcaagtaccagagacgtatatatgtctctgcaaGTACTTACCACCTTAATTAGCCTTGAAACCGGAGGGGGTCATTTTTTTCCGAATTTTACTCTActttttgtatacatgtacgtccCTGCCGTACGGTCAGTGCTTGGTGTTATTACTGCTTTACTCGCGTTTGCCCTCAATTTTTGTTCTCGGACTCCGTAAACAtattaagaacgccgatgtgacGCAGCTTggcggtataagctgcgggtatttctggctaggcgattgggtgccgttgatcgtgagttcgaggcccggtcagggcacgagtcgaaaagttgtcttccttcgtcatttgtgttactcaatcgcaacatctcggggaaatttccggcaacactcggaaatctgttactatgttatatatatatatatgcatctCTACCTTGATTTATGAAAAGCacatgttgttattgtttttggaAATGTCAGAAGGGAAGAGAAGTGTTATCAGAAACATGTATTAGGGAGATCCTGATACATGTTTCTGTTGTTATCACGTGTAAACTTACTACATTGTTTTGTCATTTCAAGTTAACTctatcaaagtatatatatctttaacaCTAGTTTTAAAACGACTGGACAAGGtgtaaatgtataatatttgtatatcacGTGTTCTATATGTATTCATGTGTGTAGCGTACTAGTATTACAAGTTTACTGTTTATACTGGTAATATATAAACGTATACGCATTAATTAGTGGCGTACAGCTCATCTACCGCTGACGTAAAAATTACGCAGTTGCGTGCACATcgattttcaaaacaaataaataaataaaaaggcCAACGGACCTTTAGACGGTTAATAATGTAGTGTAAAACTGGTGTTTTCAGGCGGATAAGATTGGCATCACACACGGATGCCTGATAGTCCGAAGTTCCTTAGACAACCCTAACTCCAGACGTTATAGACAAATAAAGGGACAGAGTctttcgtttgaataaagtttaggtcgtcaaaatggAACTtaatggaaaatatgtattttcccAAGTAGTAATCTTTACATACGACAGTTTTACTCgtaagataaaccaaagttctttaAGTATTGTcctaaaattcttaattcgtCCGAAGTAACTCTAATAACCGCAAAGACGGACGGTATTTTTGTACGATTCGTcattttttctgtacatttctgCGTTAATTTGATTACTAGTAGGCACAAACAGTCATATAATCCttgttcggacatagatttcatcaagaGTAATTTTGCATGTTTCTGCATTCATTCGTTCGGACAGCAGACACATGTTAAATGTTTAACGCGTTAGATttatctcgtttttgacatgaacggcctttcatagTATAcgaattaaagaaaaaaactcCTATACATGTATGCCAATAGATAATAAATCAAtgggttttgtttattttccctTTAATTAAGCTTTGACGTTTTAATGCATGTTCCAGAACGCAGATCTGTagttaaatgttaattttgacAAAACTCTTTCAAGTAAGTAAGTATATTTCCAGTTTAGGATCAATTCAGCTGCTCTTCAACGCGATCaattataccattatatattactgtatttaaatCATGAAAAAACTTTATCTGCCAAGTAGGTGCATCTATCAGCACTTTGTCACTTTGTAGATATGCTCACGgaattagatataaatatatcttagtAGACCATATCTAACCGCGAGGTAGACATTTCCTTGGAATCAATTCTGACACCCAAAGAAATGGTCCGATGCTATTTAAAGCAACACGACATGATCATATGACCGTTCATTCAATAATACGGGTCAATGGGAGACAACTCTACCTCATTATTACGTATCGATCGAACTTCCAAAATGGCTGACACTCAATCCAGAGTTCCCCAGGATTCGCATTTGGAGGACGATCGGGCTCATGTCGAGGGACAGTTTGTGGGTGCGACGTTGCAGATCGGGGGTGGAGGTCCCGGGGTAGAGGGGGGTGAACCAGATGTGAAATTTGCTGGAGTACCCGGCCAGGGATTCAATCGCCAACAGCGACCTGGTAGTGTTTACGGACGTCAGAGTGTCAAATCAACAACCAGCCGAACGTCTGTGAGACCGGGGTTGGTAAAGAGTGAAAAGCTCTCCCAGAGCTACTTCAGCTACAAGGTGAAtgtttattaatataaaatatcgtTAGTGTAGTCAATCCTCTACCCAACGTTCGAATcttatgtttatttatgttatagCCATGGCGAGGGTCGATAACATGTCATGTGAGTGTACTAACACGAACGCACCCGAATATCTATGGTTTGCATGCATTGGATCTGATCATGTCCTGACGCATTTAGGCCTGCAGTAGGCTAATTTTTACCACCATTGGCTAACATCATGCATATTAAATCATGCTGTAAGCAAGGATGTTGTTTTCTACGGAAAGAATATGCCTACATACCAGTCAAACATCACAATTTGTAGatctaaatatttaaaataattaaccaTACATGGGTACACCATGAGTACAGTATGTTACAGATCTAGTTAGCCTAGTACTAggcctatatatagctatcatTAATTACCTGGTATATTAGCATGTTtaaaagtaatgaaaaataatattaaaaagaatCATAAATGAAAGACTATTTTCCTGATATAAGCATGGATGAAAGTTTTTAGTATaaatactgaattcagtattttgGAAATATGTTCTCCCAAATATATTAGGctaattaatgtaatatttttgcagAAACAGGTATTTCAGTATTTTAAGATTCTGACACTTTCATCCATGTATAAGACCAGGGTATATGATTAGACATAGTCCCTGTATAAGATAAAAAATTCTGTTTACAGCTAAATCAATACGTGCTATTTTAATGCTATAAtagtgtagcaggccgggttttaattgtaaattaaaatactgtacatagttgtatggtcgccttctagcttccggctagggggaatttccctttagctcagtcggtagagtggcggaccagtaagccgagggtcgcgggttcgatcccggctgactgcacactactactccttgaacttttacattggtgccgcaGACCACTCCTAGTGAAagcaagaggcttccttggagatagaacctgggttggtgtgttcgggggcgaacacgtttgaaggagggagtagtgtagcaggccaggttttaattgtaaatactgtacatagttgtatggtcgccttctagcttccggctagggggaatttccctttagctcagttggtagagcggcggaccacTAAGCCGAGGGTCACGGGTTggatcccggctggctgcacactactactccttgaacttttacaatAGAATAACCGGCAGTATTCGATTGAAGATTATTGtgttaaaatgtacattgtagataataaataatattttgatattttttttaatgacataCTGTTTAAAGAGTTTTgcttttaaatttcttttttttttaatcgcCTTTGAAACAATCTGCTTGCCTGCTTATAAATTGCTATAACATGCATGCAGCATCTAGATCTATAATTAATgcatattattatcattttttttttaaatattattattatactgATCAAACTTTGACCACCCTAGTAGTTTTGAGGTCCTTGGCCACCATTAATTGTTGCTTCCAAATACATTTGAGAAACTTATAGAATAATAGAGAAAAAACTATAATGCTTCTTGTTTTATTGCAGAGGGAAAAttcaaacaatacacaacaagCGGTTAGTATATAACATACTTATTATGATTTCTAGCTGCATATTTGATTTACAACACTGTGGGGTCATTACATTTTTCCATTAGATAAATCAGTTTTCAAGAAACTgaattgatacaaaataaattatgtaGATTTGAGAAAAAATACTTGATgtacataaaatttgaaaaaatacaaactcggtagctttatttatttatatatttatttttttaaatttttttttgtattttgaacaGAAATTTAATTACTGAACTTATCTTCATCctctgaaaacaaaaacaaacaaaaaattactGTTTGATTGGTTATAACAAAGGCAGAGACTATAGAAACTGTTTGGCTTGTTACTGACATTTTGTTAACCTGCACATGTGTAAATAGTCGAACTCCCTGATGGAGTAAGAAATTAAGAATGTATGAGGTGATATATATGGCAGTCTCTGGGTTGtcttatttaaaataaataaattgtatatttgtCTGGTGGCAGGGCTTTTTCagagggctttttggggccattaatgggccccattcccaattgaaattacttcatatttaagccaaattccaaAAATTTGCCCTTTACTcctaaaaaaatctttcccaatttattaattttctgcccaaaatgagacaaaaaggccccttcCCACACCAGTGAAAAAAAGCCCTGTGTGTGTAATTCACTTGGGTCATTATGAAGCGATCAAATCTGCATGTAGTT
This genomic stretch from Pecten maximus chromosome 16, xPecMax1.1, whole genome shotgun sequence harbors:
- the LOC117314805 gene encoding LOW QUALITY PROTEIN: protein phosphatase 1 regulatory subunit 7-like (The sequence of the model RefSeq protein was modified relative to this genomic sequence to represent the inferred CDS: deleted 2 bases in 2 codons) yields the protein MSDGGKETVPGEKGVGSDGEDQDAVAANQARLTMEKFQNVEGVEVVKMPAPDEDVREIVIVDASALDIDLNQGKIAKIENLEALTQVETLCLRQNLIKKIEGVSTLHHLKELDLYDNQLEVIENLEELQNLEQLDLSFNRLKTIEGLDNLIALQKLYFVHNKIERIQNIEHLVQLRMLELGANRIRVIENLAPLTQLSSLFLGKNKLTKIEGLDSLVNLTCLSLQSNRFVKIEGLDALVNLEELYLSDNGIERIEGLDHNLRLNTLDLASNRIKRIGNVSHLKELQEFWFNDNKMEDWKDLEELAPIKILETVYLERNPLWMDPENAGHADPNYRRKVKLALPQVRQIDATLCK